The stretch of DNA GGAAATTCATTGGGAAACTCCTGATCAAATGACGGTGAACAAGTACGCCCCTGGACAAGGAATCCCACCACACTGTGATACCCATAGTCCCTTCGCGGGTCCCATTGTCTCTTTATCATTGGGCAGTGATGTTGTAATGGAATTCCGAAGTGCTTCCGGTGAGAATTCCTGCATTTTCCTGCCTCGACGATCACTTTTACTCATGACCGGGGAGAGTAGGTACAATTGGACACACGGAATCACACCCAGGAGCATGGATATCATCCCTGGGAGGAAAGACAATGCCTCACTGACGGTCCTTCAGAGATCCACTCGAATTTCATTCACATTCCGGAAGCTTCGTCGTGGGGAATGTGATTGCAGCTTCTCCGCTTTTTGCGATACAAAGAAGCAATGTGTTCAGAAGCAAAAAGAATCCCTAGAATTATCCTCAATAGCAGCCAgagttgaaaaggaaaatgtccATCGGATTTACAATGAGATCGCTCAGCATTTCAGTGAAACAAGACACTCCCCATGGCCACAGGTGGCTGAATTTATCTCCAGTCTTCCTCCTGGATCATCTCTCGTGGACATTGGATGTGGGAATGGAAAGTATCTCCTTGCACGGGAGGACATCATCAAGATTGGCTGCGATCGGAGCGAAGTTCTCCTGGGAGTTTGTCAGGAGCGACAGCTGAATGCCTTCCTGTGTGACTGCCTGGCTGTTCCTGTGCGAGACAACTCAGTCAGTGCCTGCATCAGTATTGCCGTCATCCATCATTTGGCTTCTAAAGAACGACGCCTGCAAGCTGTGAAAGAGATGGCGAGGATTCTGGAGAAATCAGGTCGAGGATTGATCTATGTTTGGGCAAAGAATCAAGAGGCGGATAAAAGGAAATCCAGCTATTTGAGGCAAAATAAGAAATCATCTAAAGCTCCTCCATTGACTCTAGCAGCCGAGGAGGTAGTTGTGGATGAAAAGCTCCCACTTCCGGTGCACACAAACAGAACTCAGTTCCTCCACAGTGACATCCTGGTGCCGTGGAAGCTGAAAGATGGCACGGAAAACAACAAAACCTTCCTTAGATTTTATCACGTCTTCGAGGAGGGAGAACTTGAGGAGCTCTGTGGTCAGGTGCAGGACATCCGTGTCATCAAATCCTACTACGATCAAGGGAATTGGTGTGCAATCTTCGAAAAGTTATAGCCCTCGACTAAAGAACTGAAAAGCATCCTTTTATAGACAAAAGAGCTGcagtttaaccctttcgcgtccacgtgaaaaATGAGCTCTTTTTAACGCGATATTTCTTGTCTAGATGCTTTTAGAGGATTTTTCtgagtcagaacgtcttctttggcctctttagcgtgaatttgatgcatttctaactttaataaacaatcaatttcataaataataggaaaaataaaatgtgtttcatgtttgggtcagcgtatgacccaaaaaacgcgaaaggattaaaagaaaattagtgtGTCTGGCGTAAAGTTTAGAAGATAAAAAGGAGTTTTCTCCGTCCGGTGAGCGCcagaaaagagattttttataaagaaaatcccaagATTAGCCTCAAAGCTTTCGATGCGCTCTGCATCATCTTCAGTGAGCTGGGGGAGttttattagaagaaaaatatagaattaaaaaaaaaacaataattctcCCCACCTACATGCATACAAAAGCCAACTCAGAAAAACTTacttatttggaaaattacaaaaattgaattaaaaagagGCACAAATGTCAACAACAATGTCAATGTTTATCTtcgattaaaagaaaattcaaattatgtaaaaaatcaagattttaataaatctccatttatttaattcaatttcatacaaagaaaaatctgtgCCGTTCTATTTACtgatgattttttatcttGAAGTGTGTTGTGTGACGAGGGAACACCAAGTTTTGagggaatgattttttattgcagaaaagagaactaaaatctattttaaaaaaaaaatgaattatacaaattacagaaaaaaacacaaatttataTCCTAAATTCTAATACCAGGTACAGATAAATTACCTGACCTTTCGTTTTACACAAATATCTTGAAAGTCctgtttatttcatttttttttaattatttttttttataattatatttatactaattagagaaaaatgtgtgttaaaacataaaatacgCTTTTACACATTTATTACTtctcaattttactttttttttagtcgaAAGAGGTAGGATCTTactcttctgttttttttatttatttttattttaaatttacttttgtagctatgtatttttttttgtttaatgaaCACGTACTTCATACTAGAATTTCCAAACTCGATACAACAAATTTATAGATAAACcttcattttattatgtttctttttttaatgcatttttttcctatctGTACTCTGTACACGAGACGCTACAAACTAACAAGGTGAGATTATCCATGAATTTGTTGATCGTGaatctttccaaaaaaaagactaCATTATAAAAGGAGGGGGTAAATAttacttctaaaaaaaaatgaattatccTTTAGTGTGGTTTTGAAAAATGAGGCTTCTCTGCGTGACGTTTCAAtactttatcaaaaaatttggCAGACACAACTTACATACACATGAAacttccttatttttttttgaacaattaattgtgtttgtgtgtaacttaattctcaaaatgtatttacttattatttaattaaatcttgtTTTTGGGATGAGTTTTagaatctaaataaaaaaaaggtagaAAGTTGATACGAGAAGCCCCCtagtcaataaattattaaaatagattgatccagttgttttttttttgggagggcAGAGAAGTGTGTCAGTTTAATCGCTCTCCTCATCACCGGATTCCTCATCCTCAGACTCCTTCTTTTTGCTCTTCTTGGCGGGTTTCTTTGAGCTCTTGCCGCGCTTCTTGCCAGCAGTCTCAGTTGATCCACCATTAGCTTCGTACTCCTTGATGAGCTTTGTGTATTCATCCTTCTGTTTAGCAGCCTTACCCTCCCACTCCTATTTATTAAcacaaattcaaaagaaaatcccattttttagtaaaaaaaaaaaaaaactaaaagactaaaaataaaaaaaaaaaatacttagaaATAATAAACTTACGGTCTTGTCCTTCATGTTGCGCCACATCTCACCACCCTTCTTCGCGATTTCGGTAACCTTGATTCCAGGGTTATCCTTCTTGATCTGTTCGCGGTTCTCATTGAGCCACAGCATGTAGGCGGACAGAGGACGCTTCGGCTTGTCAGACATGATTGTTctaaaacaaattgaaataaaaaaaaaattaaactaaagtATTAAGCCGGTTTTGTTtgtaaaattctaacgtttgacgttttgtaacaattgaagtttattttaatacatttataTCTTATATCATGAAATTGTAGGCTTGAAATTGATAGGCCAAGAAGCGATTGACAATTATTCTATCATTtgacatatattttttaacgttagaagttttttttatataatatttgacGTCTAATTTAACGTATCACATGCCTTTTCTGACGTTTGATACCTAATCTAACgtttaaagattctttttcaaaaacttgaaaatctaattttatattttctatgtaaattttattttactttaaaagttttttttttcttgaagataAATCGAAACTTGAGTTATTTAAACATACAAAAACTTTCGGAGCAAGACCTATGTTGAAATTTAGTCAACTagctaattaaaaatcaactaaaaagtttttgttaatatggaaataaataagaattcaGTTCTAACTTAATtattcataatttaaaaagtgaTTAGAAATAGAATTGAACTTTGTGcacttttctaaaatttttagaaaactaaaagaattttcccatcgCAATTTTAAAAGGATTCCCCCAATAATGCTAActatttaacgatttttattaatttaaaaaagttgttgaaacaatttttattgaacttttccGCTTATGTAAATCCGTtgaaaattgtgggaaaaacGTTAAGTAAACAATATTGAGTCTTCACAAACTCAATTGCTCTTTCTTCGTATGGACTTGTTTACCTAAAACTCGACTTCCCAAAGTTCGTTTCGCTTCATTTCGTTGCACTtttaatgagaagaaaaaactaataaacctttttcgattaaattaaacattttaaggTAATTTGCGAGttgtttttaaagtttttttttcattatagtGTTTGGAATAAAAGTTTGGAGTCGCTAAAGACATCCAGATTAATGAACTAATCCTatttaaaagtgaaaagaatttgaataCATTCTTTATTATTAGGTAAGGAATGATAGTTTAAAATCTTCAACCAGAAGTTGCCATAACCAACTCGCCAACCAACAATTTTAACCATCTTTTGGTAAAATTCGAAAAATCGTATTATAGTGCAATATAACCAACCATTTTTACCAAAACATGGTTTTTCAATAACCAAGTGCTTTTTAGGCCATGGTTGAGGGTTTTTAGATGTGCTTCTTTAAGACAGCAATGTACcgatcaaaattaaaaagtcatCAGATCGAGCTTAAACTTGGTATGaacacgaattagggtcccacACTCCAAAAACATATgcaccaaaaaaatttttttttgctaaattacaagaaataaattacaaattataaaaattaataaatttttaattatttgaataccgtaaaatggggtgaacagaataattttaaaaaattaggcgTTTTGAAATATGATCTATAGGTCGAAAACTTTTAATCGGTCCTTAAGGGTTAAAGGATTAAGGGAGTTAAGGGATTAAGGACCCAATCTTCTTCAGATTCAACGTTCAACCTTTTTCTACATCTCATCTTATCtaattttttagcaaatttttcaaataatcaaTTTAGAAACCATTTAAATGGTGCAAATAACTAATCTTATTcaccccaattttttttaaatgtaaaaaatgttagaacatttctttgaaaaaaattataatattctCTAACTAATTCAATATGGTCTAATGTTCctttcattcaaaaacatATTGTGGtcaaaatttaccaaaaacaataaaaaattttcacaaattcttGATTCTATTAATGCATAGCTATGTAGACGCgaaatccttttttattatatagatgacATTGAAATGTATGGTTTTGTCTAATTCGCCCGTAAAATCACAACCATAAAAGAGTTCGCCTCACAAAACATGGAaaagaatgcaaaataatACCAACATTTGGTTATAGTAACCAAGTGTTGGTTGTTAACCAAGTGTTGGTTAATATTTTCTGGTTGCACCATAATAACCCCTCTAGTTTAGCTTATGATTATGCCTTAAAcctttattaaattgttttaactaaataataagaaaaaaaatccttacaCAATTCCTCAATTCTCTCTTTgagacatttaaaaaaaaagcgttAGGTCCTtgtgaaaattgcaacaaaactCTGCCTctagacaataaaaaaaacccactAAAAGTGTAAGGGGAGAGGCTTGTTAAAAACCTTCCGTTAAATATGTctcgattatttttttgaatatgcTTCTCCCGTATCCTTTTTCCCTGCTGCCTGCCTGGCTGCACTCCTGGCAACAAAAGCAATTCTATATATTCCCAGTTGGGTAACTTCCAGGCGAGGTAATGTACGTAATGTAGTGTATGTGCGAAAGGAAGGGGGATGCCGGAGTGAAATAAAATCGGTGTGTGATTTGGTGTGACGCTGCGCGCAAACACCGTAAATTTGGTCGATAAATAAAGTCCAAGAGACACACAGACATCATTTTCGGCCATtcatgaaaatataataagtCTATATAAACGAGAAGAATGAAGATTATCCTTACGCCATCATCTTTGCCCAATATTACTTTCATACAGATTCTGTCTccgaaatggagaaaaaaatacgtgTTTGCATTAAAAGCCAAATTCTGATATTTCCTTTCCTTTCCTTCCTCTTCTCTCCCCACTCAATGGAGATTCTTCTCTGCCTGAACCATTGCAGAAAGGAAGAACGACCGTttgtatatgaaaaaaaataatgatgcGAAACCGGGAGAAAgacagaaaatttttgaggtgAAGCACACCATTGCAGAGCAAAAGTGGAAGatgttaaaattcttcaactcTCTCATCATACTCTCCTTGATGGTGTCTTGTCTCCCCCCTGATTCTCGCATGTTTTGCCTTCTGGTGGAGCGCAGCGATCAAATCCCCCTTTGGCACAGCACAAGTGAGTTGGCAAAGCCAGAGTTGGACACAACCAAGAGCAAGCATTTTCTTCTACGCGCACAAAcccattcttttctttctctgccTTTTAGCAGCAGAAGTATTTTCGCATATATTTATGCTCGAATGAATGGGCaacaatttacaaatttttatttattttttttttgtaattgatactttttaaatattttatttctctttttaaaaattcttttttgcatttaaagtAGATATCAGTcgtttaaaactttaaaaaatcgtaTTTACTTGATAAAggtttctaatttaattaaaaatttaaaaaccaaaaattaaatttatttttttaaattaaatttaaaatacagactcattgctatatataaaataaaaatgtgtgATAAAGACTTGAATTTAGCCGAAAAATGAaggtatttaaaaaacaagaaCATCATTTCATAATAAAGATCTCACCGACATAAAGATCAGCACTAAAACACATTCTTTACTTCTTGAATGACCTTCAATTCTATAGACCAGGAAATAAAAGGTCAATTGcagaattaaattgtttatttaatttttaataaatgagaACTAAATGATAAAACAactgttaaaattaaatctcatcCAGTAGGTCAGTTTGACCTACTTCCTTACTTCTGTCAACGTTGTGGaccaaatagaaaaaaaaggtcaatAGCcctttcttaaagtttttcaatatCAATATTATTCAATATCCGGTTTATTACTGACTGGACAAAATATTCCCAAAACCATTATTACAGAACTAGAAGATAAAGAATAACAACCAGAGATTGTTGATTTGAAATCTGAGCAACCGTCAAGACAAGAAAATATGCTGATTTGTAAACATTCAAAAGAAGCTCAAAAAGATAAACTACAggattttatctttttaaaaatcagcaaaattcTCCTGAAGCtctataattatatttttttagtttgttttaaaaagaatttctgcaAGTTCTGAATTTTTGAATGGAATAAGTTCTCTTTGCGATACGTCGTTATGATAAGCAACAAGCTCCAGTCCTCAAGGCAAGCAGTGAACTCTCCGAGACAATAGAAAGTCGTTTgagattcaaaaaataaaaatcctccGCTTAGGGAGCAACGTAGGGAAAGAATTTTGTTACATCGTGGTAGGGTACTCTTTGGCCCCTTTggaaaatggtggaaaatgtgatgataaatttgcaaaagtaGCCAATTTAACGACTCCTGGTGGATTGGGCACCCATTGCTTGCTTGCCTGAATTGACTCTGCGTTGTCTCTCACAGAGATTCAGCTTTTGTGGGAATCGGTTGGTATATATACCGAGAGGCAAGGCACCCAAGCTGCGATACAACACACAGAGAAGTTCGTTAATGTTCTCTGCTCTTCAACACTATAAATGTTGATATGGTATTAACGCAGGCGCAATTTGGTGCGATGGGAAGAAGAATCCGGCAAGGAGAGAAGCCAACAAGCAGCCCAATATCAAACCATTGGCGGGCGACCCCTGCTAAAGGGTCCGCTACTGAGGCGACGAAAAGCCAAAACGCCGCTGATGTGCCGTTCCTCTCTGTGCCATGGTGTAGAGAGGCAGGCAGCTGTATTGGGAGGTAGAGTAGCCGATTCACACGCACGGCTTGGCTTCATATTGCTGGTGCTGCCTTGCTTACATGCAGCGGTACacgaaaaaaagtattttgtgcCCAAATTGGGATACCCCTCTGtaattcttttgtttttttttgtctatgaATGACCTAAAGGTGATTAaggtattttttaaaatgattttccgtTTACTTGTTAAAAATCTATTCTAATgctgttttattcttttgttgaaattttagtagACCGGTAGAAAACTTTGTTCAAATCGCAGTTATTGTTAATAATCTATCTGCCAATTTAGGAATACGCATTAAACCCCAAAAATACCTGAAGTAACCAGAATTGGGTCAAACTTAAAGTCATTAGAAGCCAGACCATTTTAGCAAGATAAGACgcctttttgcaattttgttaACACCCAAGGATTTTACAGACAGACGACAAACATATTGCACCACGTGTTATGAGTTTCATGTGCActttttgtttatatttttaaaaatttcttttgcttttcccCCTTGTCTACTaaattcgtatttttttttgtttttcaaacgTGGTCTAACAACAtatctatataaaaaattgacaattatataattttttttcttaagaaaattcagagaaaagtCGTTATTAAATGCTCTCATTATTATCTCAGAAAATTAGATAAAGGTTACTTTAAATActaaaacaaaatgattttttttaataatcttaAATGTTTAACATTgattctaatatttttaaagattgtTGATGATTCTGATGTTCCCATTGTACTGTATTCATTAgacttcatttatttttttgttgacaTTATAAGTGCATAAAAATGTCATTAAAAGTAGGTattatttctataaaaaagttttatttctataaaaatctaatgaatttggttaaaagaagaattttttataatgtcTTGCATCAAACTTGAAAGGATATTGttcaaaaaattacttttgaataattttaataaaagaataagcaatgatgaaaaaaactaTGGGCAAATCTGggtaaataaaagaatttacttccattcaattttttttgttcaacgAATATTTGAGCTGTTTTTTTTAGGATGCCATTGTTGTACTATTGCAATTGTTTGTAATGttgtatttacatttttttttttgaagataaTATTaagtttctttgttttaaaaaattgttttgcttttttctaaaaataccttttgctattttttttgttaatttagtACGAAGGACGTACAAAGCTATCAATTTTCTGAATTCCTTGAATCGAGCCTAGGACGCTCTTTAAGCGTCGTAACGAAACAAATTACTTCTAGAGAAAGCACAAGCATATCCTGAAGCTTTCTAACACATTTTCTTCTGCACTAAactaaaaaaacattctttatcaaaaaattaaagaattttttaagttaattatattttttctgtcGTCTTTTAAAACAATAGAAACAGaaagattatattttttaaattgaattaacgTAACAAAAGCATTGAAGAGGAATAAACTTTTTGCCATGTACCGCAGCAACTATCACCAAGCCGCTCGTATTCTCTCACTCTGGCAATGCTTCGGTGTAGAGAGCTGCTCGAACGACGAACAAAAAAGAAGCAATGGCCGCCTATATGGGAAGAATATGTATCGCGTTTGACCCGGTCGATGGCAATTTTGGCGCGAAAAGGGATTCCGCCCTGAATTTCCACGGGACCCCCGGGAGGGAAGTATGCAGTTTTGTAGAGCAGAATATTGGGGAATTTTCGTAGAACGCGACATTTTGCTACGATGCGCCGTATGggcagaaaataattttcatttattgatgGCATACCCGAGTCAAGTGATGCTTCATACTagccatttttattttttttttatcacgaaAACGAAAAATCGACGCAATATTGATGGAAAATGACGGGGATTGCTgggaaaagtgggaaaatgtgCAATTTCCCGTGAAACATTGTGTATTTCAGGGGGAAATTGGGGAAAATGCAAGTTGGCTGGCTTCAAGGGAATATTCAGCCATTTCCTTAGCATTTCACTGGGCACCCCACGCCAGAGGTGATTAcgtttttcaatgaaattttacctCAAATACGCCAAAGATTTTGATagaattgcaacaaaaaagtACTACAGGTATTGCAAATTGATTTGTGGAAGGGGATTTTTCACTTACCAGAATAATTTTCCGCTGATATTTGCTCACGAAAAACGCaccacaaaaatttccttgTGCACTACGAGTCAACTTGAACAGTGGAAAAGGCAATGAAGAAAGTCTCGGGCCAATCGGCACGCTGAACGCTCATACTACGTATATGGGTGCATAGAAAGTGCTGCCGCCTGGCAGCCAACACTCCCTCATATTGCCCTTATGGGCTGcggaaattgggaaaatttgttaagaaaactacaaaatttcatatttatttcttcggggtagaatttttaattatttttttcaatttttccacatcATTACTTTTGCATTGGTCAgtacaaaaaacaaaagtgcTCGAACAAATTACGTTTTGTGTGGGCTTCGGGACTTTTTACATGGGACCATGCGAACCTAGCGGTGGGCATTTGGGCGCTAAATATGAATGTGCTACCCCGGAAAATCATCCCCTGACGCCGCGCGGGGGTGGGAAAAATTACAGGAGGTCACCTCGAGGGAGGCCCATTAATGTTTATTCAAAAGGAAGCATTGAAAATTAAGGgaaaatgggaatttctttgtaaatacTTTGAAATGTTCTCCCATTGAAAAccttgaatgaattttatcttttcgATGGGAGTTGAAtgaatttgttattttatgaattttattgtttttgtcattaattttaatacaaaatgttgCGTTTTAGACCATTCTTCCTttggaattaaataaataatttaattccttgTTCAATTTCCTTGTTTTAAAGGGgattttcgtgttttttttgcaatt from Lutzomyia longipalpis isolate SR_M1_2022 chromosome 1, ASM2433408v1 encodes:
- the LOC129786019 gene encoding alkylated DNA repair protein alkB homolog 8, with the protein product MSSREERKILRKTKRCQSLVEKDTGIKLTDNVELNLAICNAGLATGLRPESILNETEGIGIISAIAMLPGKSYCFLSCSNLEDSQKIFNHLHGKGKLAQNQGVLYLSFCKDIPKVENPWDENIIPPGLVVVEDFISAEEEERLIGCITWQDSNQSSGRELKHRQVRHYGYEFRYGTNDVDMENPLEEKIPEECSILWKRFREKHPEIHWETPDQMTVNKYAPGQGIPPHCDTHSPFAGPIVSLSLGSDVVMEFRSASGENSCIFLPRRSLLLMTGESRYNWTHGITPRSMDIIPGRKDNASLTVLQRSTRISFTFRKLRRGECDCSFSAFCDTKKQCVQKQKESLELSSIAARVEKENVHRIYNEIAQHFSETRHSPWPQVAEFISSLPPGSSLVDIGCGNGKYLLAREDIIKIGCDRSEVLLGVCQERQLNAFLCDCLAVPVRDNSVSACISIAVIHHLASKERRLQAVKEMARILEKSGRGLIYVWAKNQEADKRKSSYLRQNKKSSKAPPLTLAAEEVVVDEKLPLPVHTNRTQFLHSDILVPWKLKDGTENNKTFLRFYHVFEEGELEELCGQVQDIRVIKSYYDQGNWCAIFEKL
- the LOC129786184 gene encoding high mobility group protein Z-like; the protein is MSDKPKRPLSAYMLWLNENREQIKKDNPGIKVTEIAKKGGEMWRNMKDKTEWEGKAAKQKDEYTKLIKEYEANGGSTETAGKKRGKSSKKPAKKSKKKESEDEESGDEESD